Part of the Lolium rigidum isolate FL_2022 chromosome 6, APGP_CSIRO_Lrig_0.1, whole genome shotgun sequence genome, atcaaataaatgatttgtgaacaaaggattgattttgaataatgataaaccaactacaaacaaagaagttatgatgggccctgactccattaaaatggccatgcgccatgaaatccaagatagatgaatactttatgaaagtaaatggatctatgaaattgatagacttggatgaaatatccttgaagaaagcttgacttgtcgaaaaattgtttacgacaaagttcaaagagttgactataataagattagatcttccgtagcaatgcttatagtctatgtggattattctagtaatcactacatatttcttttatgagatatgttagtaggatggcaaaatacattacttatcagaagtgtgtactaaaggtgtatacaagatacaaccaagagttttgctgatccatgaaatactagataggtatacaaacttcaattagatgaagtgagtatcgcggagttggaatcttcaccagatgaaatagtcaaagagttttttgatttcatcaaagacgatgaagaggcttgcatttgcaaaaaaattaagtgggagcgttaagacacatttataatactttatgtaggtgacatatagttggttataaatgatgtaattatatacttgattaaaaaggtttcattgagaattaacttcaatgaaaggatatggatcgaaacaaatttagtgtcaagatctatgaagatagattgaaacacataaataagtttaagtcaaagtacatatgatggatattgaagtagttcaatatagaaatattaagaaaatgttcttgtcatgtgaagtttttaacaagacttgagtgtatctgacactcaatgagtaaaaacacatgagtgattatagatcacgaataatatgtacacaatcagatatcatgtgctataaagtgttatgagcatataccagaatgattcatatgatgatcattggacgacagtaagaatatccttgagtactttagaagaactaaggatatatatatatttttttgtatgaagaaatgacaaacaaatcgatgtaaggtgttacaccgatattggtttagtcacatataaaatataatttcaatctcaaattagactaagtgttgtttaaaaagtagcacaatgagctagaagttgtctatgctagatttagaagagttctaaatattgtaacggattctacaaaagaaggcagagtatgtcattattttgacaatgacaaaggatgttaagtcaagaggttctttgagaacttggtgtagttccgacagagtcgaactttgaagctatattgtgtgtgacaatattagtgacatatttcggacagaCGGAATTAagattccaccagaagatcaaacatatttaatgccgactcatttggaaatgagtgatgcgttgagacgcaaatgaattacaaaatacatacgtttcgagcgtgtcggatccgttgactaaaaacctctcccgtgagcaatacatgataaagcaccataaggccaaggtgttatatctttacaaatgtaaactagattattgactctagtgcaagtgggagactgaaggagatatgccctagaggcaataataaagtggttattatttatatctttatgtttatgataaatgtttatatatcatgctataattgtattaaccgaaacattagtacatgtgtgatatatagacaacaaagaagtccctagtatgcctcttaaactagcttgttgattaatggatgattagtttcataatcatgaacattggatgttattaataacaaggttatatcattatatgaatgatgtaatggacacacccaattaagcgtagcataagatctcgtcattaagttatttgctataagctttcgatacatagttacctagtccttatgaccatgagatcatataaatcacttataccggaaaggtactttgattacaccaaacaccactgcgtaaatgggtggctataaaggtgggattaagtatccggaaagtatgagttgaggcatatggatcaacgatgggatttgtccatcccgatgacggatagatatactccgggccctctcggtggaatgtcgtctaatgtcttgcaagcatatgaataagttcataagagaccacataccacggtacgagtaaagagtacttgtcgagagacgaggttgaacaaggtatagagtaataccgaagatcaaacctcggacaagtaaaatatcgcgagacaaagggaattggtaatgtatgtgaatggttcattcgatcactaaagtcatcgttgaatatgtgggagccattatggatctccggatcccgctattggttattggtcggagtgagtactcaaccatgtccgcatagttctcgaaccgtagggtgacacacttaaagttggatgttgaaatggtagtacttgaattatggaatggagttcgaatatttgttcggagtcccggatgagatcccggacatcacgaggagttccggaatggtccggagaataagattcatatataggatgtcattttatgtgaaataaaatgtcgcggaaggttctatggaaggttctagaaggttctagaaaattcggaagaaaccaccaaggaaggtggagtccacaagggactccacctccatggccggccagccctagatggggtggagtcccaagtggactccaccatagggggccggccacccccacatgggaggtgggaatcccacctttgggtgggagtcctagttgggctaggattgcccctcctatggaaggttttggtttcgggtcttattcgaagacttggacaccaacacttgggttccacctatataatgaggggcataggggagggggccggctacaccaaagccaccaccttggccgcaccccttggaggccggccaccccctctccccaaaccctagccgccccactcctccttcttccccgcacgcttagcgaagctccgccgggattctacaccgccaccgacaccacgccgtcgtgctgtcggattcaagaggagctactacttccgctgcccgctggaacggggaggtggacgtcgtcttcatcaacaaccgaacgtgtgaccgagtacggaggtgctgcccgttcgtggcgccggaaccgatcgtgatcaagatcttctacgcgcttttgcaagcggcaagtgaacgtctaccgcagcaacaagagcctcatcttgtaggctttggaatctcttcaagggtgagactcgataccccctcgttgctaccatcttctagattgcatcttggcttggattgcgtgttcgcggtaggaaaatttttgttttctatgcaacgttatcctacagtataTTGCAGCTAATTAGGCAGCCAAATATTCTCCGGTTTTGAGATAGATCACAAAACTGTGAGAGAGACCACAAGATACACTGATACACATGTACCGGTTATATCCAAGGAAATATCTCATTGATGGATTAAGATATCTAGGCACCGATGCAAACCAGAATGAAATGGGCAATGCCACATATATTGACAAGACTCTTGCTATATTTGTAGATCACACGGATTTTCTGAGGACACAGAGAGGCGATCTTATCAATCCAACAAACATGGCAAGATCAACTACATCAGTTGGTTCGCTTTATAGCTGATACATGTTGCTGATTATGAACAACAATTTGTGTTATAAGTTATAACAGATAGAAAGTGGTGGTGATTTTGAATTCTATGACAATGACCAATATTGATACATATGTGAATGACAAGTTGACAACCATGTGAGATTACTAATTGTTGAACCTGGAGATGAGGATGCACTTGATAATAGATGCCTAAATTTGGGAGAAGAGGGAAGACATAAATTAACATGGACACTCGTATATTTAAAAAGGTCGGTTCGTCCGCGCCCCATCCTAGACACTCGTATATTTAAAAATCTTCACATCATGGATGAGTTGTAGGACTAAATTGGTGTAATTAGTTTTTTTCTAGAATAATTGGTGTAATTAGTTTTTTTTAGGTTGAATTGGTGTAATTAGTTGTACCATCGCAGACTGTCTTGGGACCATACTGGGCCGCGGCCCGGTCTCCCGAATGGTACCTAACCCTGTTAGATGGCCCATGCGAAGTGTTTGATACAAGAAGTTAGCCCAGTAAGAAATAATTGGCCCGGTCTAGGTTGCACAGTATTGACTCCGGTGTGGCTGGAGTATTACGCGACCCGCTACAACGAGGCtagggttgaaaatgaaaggGAAACTTTCCGTCCATTTtcgaagaaaaaggaaatggagAGAAAAAAAGGGAAAATGAAATGGCATTTTGCGGAAAACGAAAGGAAACGGAAGGATCATAAAAGGAAACGGAAATGAAAACGAGGGAGTTGTTTCCGATGGAAACGAAAACGGCAAAGGAAATTCTGGATAAACAAATATGAAAAGTTTCCGCAAATGTAACCTAGAGAGGCCCATGTTCTTGGTAGGCCTACATTTATACACGAAACTAGGCCTGTAGGCCACCTACTAATTATAGACAGCCGCCTACAGTCTCGACGACTCATCTCTGTTTGGGACGATTCCACAAGACCTAGTCCCAACTCCCAAGCGATCGCAGCGATCGCGGCTTCTTCCTACAAGACGAGCGATCAGGCGGCCAAGCGAATGCCCACGAATAGTCTTAGTGTTGAcgcaaaaatatttatgtgaacTTGCGCTTGTCTAAGTGTTAAACTATGTctgttactccctccgtcactAAAAAAAGGATGTCCTAACTTTGtcaagatgtatctagatactaaattgggtctagatatatccaaatttggACAAAGTTGAGACACCCTTTTAGTGATGAAGGtagtattttatgttgaattgccGCTTGTTGAAGTTGAGTGATATTCCTTGTCTTATTGTCTACTTCGTTATACGTGCCTTTTCGGTATACAGACCAAGGTAATATGCCGCTATTTTATTGTGACAAATATTCATTTTCGTAATGTATCCGTCCCGTATCCTCTCCATATTCATCTCCGGTGATTTTCGTTTCTATATTCGTTTCTGGGATTTTCAATTTGGTTTTCGATTCCGTTAAGGTAGGCGGAAACAAAAACGATAAGACAAATTCCGTCCGTTTTCGTTCCGTTTTCAACCGTAAGCGAGGCCGACCGCGCGCGTCGCAGGCCAGCCGAAACTCCGAACCGATCGGGTCAGACTGCACCAGTTCGCCCGCCCGCCCGCACGGATCCAGCCCAGCCCTTCTCCCTCCTCCCAGCCTTGCCTGCATACCACGACGTACACCCATCACCGTGAGCCCGCGAGCAGCCCCACCGCATCCCGTCGCCGGCGAACGCCACTGCCTCCGGCAGCCAAATACAGGCACACGCCTCCTCGGCGGCCTCCCCCGGCGCCCCTCCGACTCTCAGGAACCCGCGCGCCCACCTGTCTCTCCCAGGCTCCCCTgctccaaaccctaaccctagctcccGGCGCAGGGCTGTCTAGGTGCGTCCCCTGCTCAATCCAATGCTCCTCTCGGTACCCCTCTGCCTTGCTCCGTTGCCTAGACTCGCAATTGAGGTGTGCTGAGTTAGGCGCGATGCTGCGGGAGATGCTTTCAGCGAGCACTGTTGCTCttgaattgtgtgcttcattattACAGATGCTCATGCTAGTCTTCTCTGCATATCTGGTAGTGCGCATAAAACAAAGCCATTGGCATGCGTGGTCTTAAAGTGTACCGTACTTTTGACTGTGTGTACCTCTAAAGTGTGAGATGTTAGCATGTTGTCCCTGTTATGTGGGGCATGGCCTGTTATTAATGTATATAGGCTATAACCTTCACATTGTCCAGCATCATGTTTCCTTTGTTCGATTATGCAAAATGCTGTCATGTTGTGCGCTCATTCTTTGATTCAGCAGCGGAAGGCATGTGACATATGTGTTCTAAAATCCTCTTTTTAGTAGGGATTGCCTTCATTTGCTCGCACCTTCTGTTAGTTTTGTTGTTATTGTTTCTTTTGTTGATATGTCGTTTATGCCAGTCTATCTGTTTACAGGCCATTTTATATCTTGGTGTTCCGTGTGTCCGCGAGGAGGATACGCGCGCTGGATGGCTCCAAGTTTCTGAGTGAAATGTGCTTGCAGTGATGTATGGGCAAAGCCTGCTTCTGTGGTCCACTGGATACTGAGCATTCCTCTATGGGAGGAATTGTTGAATGCGGTGTCAGCACGGACACAAAAGATTCCCCTCGCCGTGTTGCCATAGAGAAAGCTCAGGAGGAGCTGAGGTACGTCGACCACAATGTTGTTTTCGACTGGTTTACCCTCTCCATTGGTACTTGATACTCTTATATACACAAACTTCAGGCAGGAATATGACGTTCGTGAAGAACGGAGGAGGGAGCTTGAGTTTTTAGTCAAGGTACGTACGTGGGAACAACATTATTATGATGGTTAGTGCGCTGTATTCTTCCCCTGGTTTATGCACCTATTATGCAGGGAGGCAATCCCTTGGATTTCAAACTTGGACATGTAGCGTCGCTCAGTGTACACTCCACTTCTGTCACAGATCAGATAGCCGAACAAAATGTGATAAGGTGATAATTAGTTCCTGGTCTACCATGTGATACCATTGTCATAATTATTGGTTGATTTAAGCCTTTTGTTTCTTCCTTTGCACCGACTGCAGTGAAGCAAAAGGCAGTTTTGCATCTGACGCATCACCTCATGGAGATTCGGTTGAAAGTAGTGGCAGACCAGGAAGTTCATCGTGTCGTGAAGCCAACACAGCCGATAATCTTATGCTCTTAGATGGAGATACCAGCAACATAGGTGGGGACAAACTTGTCAAACGCGGCACTACAATCACGCCTCAGCCTGAGCTGTCTTTATGCAATGATGGTCAAATTAGTGTGAAAGAAGTTGAAGATTCCGGTTTGTTCCGCCTTGGGGCAAAGAGCCAAGCGTATGCTCGACGCAGGTCAAAGTCGGGCAGGGACAATGCAAATACTGTGCCCGTTAGGACTCCACCAGTTCCTCCTTCAAGTTCTCAGCGAGGAGATGCAACAGGGGTAGTGCAAGAAGCAGAAAATGATGATTATGATGGCTCATCCATTGAGCGTCCGAAACCAATAAGTTCAAATGGCAATGATATGTTGAAGAATGTACCATTAAACAATCCGGTGGTACTGGAGGTGGGAGGTGTTCAAGCAATTCATGAAAGCAATCAAGAACAAAAACATGAAATAACGAACAACAAAGCTGACATGCTAGCTCTTGAAATCTCATCAAACAATGTGTCTGGTAATTCACAGCGTACTGGAGGTGGCCAGATGCCTAATGTAACTGCTTTTGCAGAGTCTCTTCATTCTATTCCAAAAGAAGCTTCTTCAAGGACAACTTCTTTCCCATCTAAACACAGCGAAATCTTCAGAGAAGCGCACACTCCCGAAAAGGCAGGTAACAGCAATTCTGACAAAAGCATGGTTGATGCTCATGCAGATGATATGGAAATTGAGGCTTCTGTTCTGCACCCTGCCATACAAACTGCTAGGGTTAGTGAAAACGAAGTGGACATGAATTGCACAGATACCACTGAGACTGTTGGTCAGCATCCAGGTAGAAATGATAGTTTATCAATGAAGATTGGTCAAAGTTCTGATGAAGGATTGAGTAACATTGGACCTGGTCAATTGGAAGGCAGTAGCTTGCTGATTGACAGTTCTACTCCTGTACAACCAGAAGTCAGCGCTGCTGTGAAAGATGAAGCTGAAGTCTGTAACAATGTAGTTGACACAGAAAAGGAGACATGTCTTGCTACTTCTGATTACAACAAAGTAgataaggaggcagcttctgattTGGATAGAAACAACAAATGTTCTAGTGCTTTGAGTGGTTCTGATAAGTTGGTTTCGGTTGATTTGCCCCCTGCATCACTCAGAGAGGATATGCCTAATCCTTTGCCATCAACAAACATTTCTGTTAATAACGACAATGGTGTTACAAAATGTAGCCGAAATGACACAACAATCACAAAGAAGGAATGTGAAGATTCTATGATGACAAAGAAGGAATATGATGATTCTATACTTAGAAGGGCTCGGTTTATAGAGGTACGACTAGGTTATATAATATGATCTCCTTTCATGCTAGTTCTCTTGCTTCTGAAAAAGAAGTCATTACTTGACAGGGGAACATTAAGAGAGCTGGTGAACGAGCTCTCTGCAATGTTTCTTTGGAGAAGAAGCGGAAAAGCCACTGGGAGTTTGTTCTTGAGGAGATGGCTTGGATGTCAAATGACTTCATGCAGGTACTTTCTCAAGTGATCTGTGTTTCTTTATTGACCTGTAATGTTTCTTACGTTGTTGTGTGACATTCTTGACTGTATTTATTATGTATAGGCTAACCTTTTCTACTTAATAGGAGCGTCTGTGGAGAAGTGCAGCTGCAGCCCAGATGTGCTACTGGATCGCCTCCAGTGGCCGGGCATCGTTTGAAGAAGCTAATGTCTACAGAAAGCAGAAATCTGTTGCTAGAATTCTGTCCAAGGGCGTTGTGAATTTTTGGCGTTCAGCTGAAACTTTACGAACCACTAGTGGTGAGATTCCTAAAGCATTGCAAGTAGAGAAATCAAAGGGGCTTGAAGAAATGAAGCCAGCTGGGATCAAAGCAGAAAAAGAACTGGTATTAACCATTATAACATTGATGGTCTATACTTTTTTATTTGTTGGCTCTGATGGTATTACATATACGGCCTAGAATGGTTTCAGATGTCTTGTCTTTCCATAAGCCTCAGAATGAAATAGCTACAAATGTTACTTCATGCTGGCGTTTTTCTTGTAATCTGCATAGGCTTTGTTCTGGACTGACTTATTGGGCTTGATATGTTTGCAAGTCGCAACAGCAAGGTTGACATGATCAATAAATTTGAACAGGGCGGCGAATCCATCGAACACGAGAAGTCTAAGTGGTCCCATCAGTCTCCTATTCAGAGTTACGCTCTTCGGTTTCTGGAGTACAACTGTAATGTGTCCGCTTGTCTTTCATTAGCTGAAGCACCACCAACTCCAGAGAGGCTAAATGATTTTGGCATTTTAAAAGTGCCGGCTGAACTTTCAGATGTAATCCACCAGGCTCTATATGCTTTTgatatttttctttctttgcacctTTTTGCATCACGTCTCATTCTATGTGACCTGGTCAAGAAAGCCTGGCACCACTCTTGTTAGTATGAGAAGAACAGGCACATAATTTACCTAAATATTTATCAATGATGCATTCCTATTTTCAGACACATCTCTTTTATGAGGTAGCCCCTGGTGCAATGCATGCATACAGAGAGTCAGTGGAGTATCAATCTGTTTATAATAAGGTAAGGCGGTGCTTTCACTACAGCAACACCTAATAATTTCTTTGTGCCCCTTTTCCATCTCAGGGGTGTTCtattaaaatgttgtattttaATTGGGGCCAGTACTATTTAGTGTTTCACCTTGGTCTTGAATCATGAATTGTATAAAATTCTTGACTTGTCGCATTTAAAGTCCGCACCTGTTGCTTTCAAGAATTCAGTTGGCATTGTGGGCTCAGAGGATATTGGGTATTACCTGTTATCTTCTTAATATTAAATCACTAACAAGAAAATTTGTGATTCCCACAAGTCCATAACTTCTGCAAGATGTTCTATAAACTGAGTAATCACACATATAGTATCCATGTTTATGTTTACCATTGGCATCattctattttattccaaatttaacCTTTTTGTTGTCAAATTAACTATCTTTGCATTGCAGAGGCTTGTTAACACTGGACATAAGGAGGATTATGAGCCATCTACATGCGATTCTGTTCCAGGTTTAAATATCACCACTACTATTTCGTAGTACCTGTATTATGATGAAATGTTTTTATCAATGCTTCGTTTTTGTTTAGATGTACATAGGGAGAATGGGTATGGTGATGAAGGCGAGGCATACTCTTATTTATTGCCTGGAACGTATGATGGTGGTTTGGCATCAAAATCGGGTCATAAGAAGAAACAACAGATGCATCAGAGGATGAATGGCACAAGACTGTATGATAATGGTATTGACCCGTCTTATGATCCATACTTGGAGAACAAGACAGGAAACCAACCATTTTTATCAAATGGCAAAAGACCTCCAGATTTCCTTTCCATTCCTATAAAACGCATACGGACTGCTGCTAGACAGCGAGTTGCAAGCCCCTTCTCTGCTGGTGTTGCCGGAACCCCTCAGTTCACAAGTAAAACAGATGCCTCTAGCGGAGACACAAACTCCTGCCAGGATGATCAAAGTTCGTTACATGGTGGATTCTTCCCCAGGAAGAATGCAGATATTGAATCCACTGTTGATTTTGACAAACAATTAATGTATGATGGCGGTGAGGTGTCTGCTAAGtctaaaaagaagaaaaagcCTAAGTACCCTGGGCACAAGGCACCACAAAGTGCGAGCGAGTCCTATACCTTGATGGCTGGAAAGGTCAGATTCTCAATGGCAACTCCCTTAATTGTTTTGCTTACCGTGTTTGTAGAGGTAGTTCATTCTGCTGATGTTTTAGGGTGTTGCCCATGATCCTAGACCTTAAGTTGATTTGAGTGCTTAGTATGAGCAGTATTATGTTTATCTCTATGTGATTAATCAGACAAAATTCTTATGGTCAATCCACGAGGGCCTGGTTGGAAGAGGAGTATCTCATGATAAAGTTAAACTAAATGCTGGCACTTCACCAAGAAGTACTAGACAATGTTTTCTATCGACAAACTAGTGAACATTATTTGAAATGATGTTCGAGGGCACACAAATGAACCGTGCATAACAAAAATTTAGTCATCCTTTTTTGAGTCATGGGTTTTAATCTATTCTAGTCTTGCGGTAAGAGAGTACTGTAGGGGGTTCAGTGAACCTACACAACACTGTTGCTTCCGAAGTTCTGACTACCATCGAGCAT contains:
- the LOC124660261 gene encoding chromatin modification-related protein EAF1 B-like isoform X4, which produces MGKACFCGPLDTEHSSMGGIVECGVSTDTKDSPRRVAIEKAQEELRQEYDVREERRRELEFLVKGGNPLDFKLGHVASLSVHSTSVTDQIAEQNVISEAKGSFASDASPHGDSVESSGRPGSSSCREANTADNLMLLDGDTSNIGGDKLVKRGTTITPQPELSLCNDGQISVKEVEDSGLFRLGAKSQAYARRRSKSGRDNANTVPVRTPPVPPSSSQRGDATGVVQEAENDDYDGSSIERPKPISSNGNDMLKNVPLNNPVVLEVGGVQAIHESNQEQKHEITNNKADMLALEISSNNVSGNSQRTGGGQMPNVTAFAESLHSIPKEASSRTTSFPSKHSEIFREAHTPEKAGNSNSDKSMVDAHADDMEIEASVLHPAIQTARVSENEVDMNCTDTTETVGQHPGRNDSLSMKIGQSSDEGLSNIGPGQLEGSSLLIDSSTPVQPEVSAAVKDEAEVCNNVVDTEKETCLATSDYNKVDKEAASDLDRNNKCSSALSGSDKLVSVDLPPASLREDMPNPLPSTNISVNNDNGVTKCSRNDTTITKKECEDSMMTKKEYDDSILRRARFIEGNIKRAGERALCNVSLEKKRKSHWEFVLEEMAWMSNDFMQERLWRSAAAAQMCYWIASSGRASFEEANVYRKQKSVARILSKGVVNFWRSAETLRTTSGEIPKALQVEKSKGLEEMKPAGIKAEKELGGESIEHEKSKWSHQSPIQSYALRFLEYNCNVSACLSLAEAPPTPERLNDFGILKVPAELSDTHLFYEVAPGAMHAYRESVEYQSVYNKRLVNTGHKEDYEPSTCDSVPDVHRENGYGDEGEAYSYLLPGTYDGGLASKSGHKKKQQMHQRMNGTRLYDNGIDPSYDPYLENKTGNQPFLSNGKRPPDFLSIPIKRIRTAARQRVASPFSAGVAGTPQFTSKTDASSGDTNSCQDDQSSLHGGFFPRKNADIESTVDFDKQLMYDGGEVSAKSKKKKKPKYPGHKAPQSASESYTLMAGKKDYLKKRPEAYQFDPNAVNGHASKKIKLLHPAPDISLDALTPVGPLASPVASQMSNMVNPAKIIKIITNRDRGRKSKGLKMAAGHSGPGCPWSNFEDQALVVLVHDMDQNWELVSDALNSIVQLKCIYRRPDECKDRHKLLTDKSSGDGADSADDSGSSQHYQSTLPGIPKGSARQLFQRLQGPFEEETLKTHFEKIIFLGQRLHPCRRKGESQELKPINPLHTSHVLALSQVCPSNFSAGVLTPLDLCDTITSSPDILPVGYPGSHTNVLTLPNHHGSLGPTLPISNMNARLPGSPGMVLGSSLPSPSTLNAPSRDAQRYGVPRPTSLQGDEQQRIQYNHMLNGRNLQQPGVSVPGVRMMSGANGMGMMTGLARCAPVVRPGFPRLGSPGMLNMVSPGNMLSSNGQSMQNSVNLRPGAVTGPGNTMPRPRDPMQMLRPGQNLEEHRQMTVQEYQMQVAQGNSQAVNYSGTQFSNAGTSSPVQSFPVQQSQPNQMPQQVHMFGNTHHSHIRGANQSSPQHQAYVRLAKERHIQQGMMPQQQHPLSAAGTVPTVQNGSQMQPQSSASTAPSSHSHHKKQNPVQSPQDSSVLPNQPANSISNKQKKQQTQQQSRQNQQQRNQGSQQAKLMKSLGRGNVMQPNSPVDATQPSSSNATSNNQVSDRNMVQQGPAYFAGNKGLIPSVSQPGNQPKVYAAHVPQSPIQSSDIGVQGLVQSSPNQTLLAPHQAPIHSSSQLAMQQQQQQRHMNPSHNNIQRLMMQQNRHMNTDGRIELPVDQVQPNQVILSTSIARSTDSGSPGVSSIQQRKQESSQDPTAVTSTSQLASSPQDTFIGNEASLSAPNQGMLQRQMSGGVPIHGHVTGAQRQQQQGRQQLQTQQQHRPVVQGSVYSHPSNSGPG